CCGGCCAGTGCCGGCAGCAGTCCGAGCGTCCCGTGGAACGGCGGCACGATGGTCTTGTACGCCTCTCCGCCGACGCTCACGTCGATCAGTGCGACGGTGGCGCCCACCGCGAAGAGCGTCGTACCGACCCAGCGGGTCCAGCGCTTGCCGCGGCTCACTCCGGCCAGTGTCGTCAGCCAGCCGACCAGGCCGAGGACTCCGACGACGACCAGGTAAGCCGTGATCGCCGTCCGGTCCTTGCTGACGTCGGCGGCCGACCAGTCCGGGTACGCGCTGCGTACGTGGTCGCCGATGCTGTCGACCGTCATCAGGTTGACCAGTGGCGCAGCTGTCGCCAGCACGGTCAGCACCAGCCCGGCGAGCAGGGCCTTCTTCGGGGACATCTCTCGAACCTCCTCATTCTTACGGTGTAAGTTTGAGGGTAAACTTACGGTGTAAGAACTTTCAAGTCGAGGAGGTCGCCGTGCCGGGTCGCCGGGCGCCAGGACAACGCGTGGGGCTGACGCGCGAGGCGGTGCTGCGCGCGGCCGTCGTACTGGCCGATCGGGAAGGGCTGAAGGCGCTGTCGATGCGACGGCTGGGTGCTGAGCTCGGCGTCGAGGCGATGACCTTGTATCACCACCTGCCGAGCAAGGACGCCCTGCTGGACGGCCTGGTCGAGCAGCTGATCACTCCCTTGACCCCACCGACCTTCCAGGAGTCCTGGCGGGAGGGCATGCGCTCCTATGCGGTCGATCTGCGCACCGCACTGCTCGCACACCCCAACCTGGTTCCTCTGATCGCCTCCAGGCCGGCTGTCACGGCTCAGAACCTCCGCGTCCTGGAGACGGCGCTGGAAGGGCTCAGCGCTGCTGGACTGCAGCCCGCCCGAGCGCTGGACGTCCTGTACGCCGTGACCGGCTTCGTCGTCGGCCATGTCGTGACGGCCTCGGACGGTGACCCGGTCGACCACCTGGCTGCGATCGACGCGGGGGAGTTCCCGCTGCTGGCGAAGGCGGCGGCCGCCGGACCGGACCGCGATGCGGACACGCGTTTCACGTTCGCGCTCGACGCCCTGCTGAAAGGACTCGACGCGGGGCGGTAGTATGGAGGTATGCGAGTGAGCCTGCTCCTTAGTTAGCCGTACTGGCAGATCCACGTCAGTACGGCATCCCCTCCTGTGTGAGGGGCTTTTTCATGTCTGGGATGCCTTTCTGGCACATTTGGGCTCAACCATCACAGAAGAATGCGGGAGTAGGACCGTGAGCGAGCAGGTGGAAGACACTCCGATCGACCGGGGCGGCTACGACTTCACCGCCATGCAGGACAAGTGGCGGCCGGTCTGGGAGAAGCTCGACCCGTTCAAGGCCAAGGACGACGGCTCGGCCGAGCGGCGGTACGCGCTGACGATGTTCTCCTACCCGTCGGGCGACCTGCACATGGGCCACGGCGAGGTCTTCGCGCTGCACGACGTCCTGGCCCGGTACTGGTTCCAGCAGGGCTACGACGTGATGAACCCGATCGGCTGGGACTCCTTCGGGCTGCCCGCCGAGAACGCGGCGATCAAGCGCAACGAGCACCCGGCGACGTACACGTACGCCAACATCGAGACCCAGGCCGAGTCGATCCGCCGCTACGCGCTGAGCTTCGACTGGTCGCGCCGGCTGCACACGTCCGACCCGGAGTACTACAAGTGGACGCAGTGGCTGTTCCTGCAGTTCTTCGAGCGGGGACTGGCCTACCGCAAGGCGTCGTTCGTCAACTGGTGCCCGCACGACCAGACCGTGCTGGCCAACGAGCAGGTCGTCCAGGGCCGGTGCGAGCGGTGTGGCCACGAGGTCACCAAGCGCGAGCTGACCCAGTGGTACTTCAAGACCACCGAGTACGCGCAGCGCCTGCTGGACGACATGGACCAGCTGCAGTGGCCCGAAGAGATCCTGCTGATGCAGCGGAACTGGATCGGCCGGTCCGAGGGCGCGTTCGCCTCGTTCCAGGTCGAGGGCCGCGACGAGCCGATCAAGGTGTTCACCACGCGCCCCGACACGCTGTTCGGCGCCACCTTCATGGTGGTCGCGCCGGACGCCAAGCTGGCCGAGGAGCTGGTCACGCCGGACCAGCGCGCGGCGTTCGACGAGTACCTGAAGGCCGTCAAGGCGTCGACCGAGATCGAGCGGTTGAGCACCGAGCGCGAGAAGACCGGCGTCTTCCTGGGCTCGTACGCCGTCAACCCGGTCACCGGCGAGCGGATCCCGATCTGGGCCGCCGACTACGTGCTGGCCGACTACGGCACCGGCGCGATCATGGCGGTGCCGGGCCAGGACAGCCGCGACTGGGAGTTCGCCGAGAAGTTCGGCCTGCCGATCGTGCGCACCGTGCAGCCGGAAGAGGGCTTCGACGGCAAGGCGTACACCGGCGAGGGCCCGGCGATCAACAGTTCGAATCGTGAAATCAGCTTGGACGGGCTGGAGATCGGCGAGGCCAAGACCAAGATCATCGACTGGCTGCAGGACAAGGAGCTGGGCGAGCGCACGATCAACTACCGGCTGCGCGACTGGCTGCTGAGCCGCCAGCGCTACTGGGGTGCGCCGATCCCGATCATCCACTGCCCTTCGTGCGGTGAGGTTCCGGTGCCCGAGGACCAGCTGCCGGTCGAGCTGCCGGACCTGCGCGGTGCGGCGCTGCAGCCCAAGGGCGTCTCGCCGCTGGCCTCGGTCCGCGAATGGGTCGAGGTGGCCTGCCCGAAGTGCGGCGGCGCCGCCGAGCGGGACACCGACACGATGGACACCTTCGTCGACTCGTCGTGGTACTTCCTGCGCTACTGCTCGCCGGGGTACACCGAGGGCGCTTTCGATCGCGATGCGGTCAATCGGTGGATGCCGACGTACCAGTACGTCGGTGGCAAGGAGCACGCCGTACTGCACCTGCTGTACGCGCGGTTCTTCACCAAGGCGCTGCACGACATGGGCCTGCTGGACGCCACCGAGCCCTTCACCCGGCTGCTGAACCAGGGCCAGGTGATCAACGAGGGCAAGGCGATGAGCAAGTCGCTGGGCAACGGGGTCAACCTGGGCGACCAGCTGGACGAGTTCGGCGTCGACGCGATCCGGCTGACGATGGTCTTCGCCGGTCCGCCGGACGACGACATCGACTGGGCCGACCTGTCGCCCGGTGGCTCGCTGCGCTTCCTGCAGCGCGCCTGGCGGCTGAGCGGCTCGGTGGAGTCCGAGGTCGGGGTCGATGTTGCCGGTGGTGACCTGGCGCTGCGGAAGCTGACCCACAAGACCGTGGCCGACGCGAGCGAGCTGATCGACTCGTACCGGTTCAACGTGATGATCGCCCGGGTGATGGAGCTGGTGAACGCCACCCGCAAGGCGATCGACTCCGGTCCGGGGGCCGCCGACCCGGCGGTGCGCGAGGCGACCGAGGCGGTGGCGATCCTGCTGAGCCTGGTCGCGCCGTACACGGCCGAGGACATGTGGGAGAACCTGGGCCACCAGCCGACGGTCGCCAAGGCCGGCTGGCCGACGGTCGACCCGGCGCTGCTGGTCGAGGACTCGGTCACCTGCGTCGTACAGATCGCGGGCAAGGTGAAGGAGCGGCTGGAGGTCGCCCCGGACATCAGCGACGCCGACCTGGAGAAGCTGGCGCTGGACTCGGAAGCGGTGCAGAAGGCGCTGGACGGTCGTGGGGTGCGCAAGGTGATCGTGCGCGCGCCGAAGCTGGTCAACATCGTCCCGGCCTGATTGCCATGCGTTCCGAACTGATCGACGTACGGACCGGTGCTGGTGAGGTCGTCTTCGACCTCACCAGCCGGTGCGAGCAGTTCGTCGCTGCCGAGGCCCACCAGGCCCAGGGCGACGGGCTGCTGCACGTGTTCGTCCCGCACGCGACGGCCGGGGTGGCGATCCTCGAGACCGGTGCCGGCAGCGACACGGATCTTCTGGCTGTGCTGGAGGAGTTGCTGCCGCGCGACTTCCGGTGGGAGCACCGGCACGGCACACCCGGGCACGGTCGCGATCACGTGCTGCCGGCGCTGATTCCGCCGTACGCGTCTATCCCGGTGCTGGGTGGGCAGCTGATGCTCGGGACCTGGCAGTCGATCTGCCTGGTGGACACGAATGTGGACAATCCTTCCCGTCAGGTGCGCCTTTCCTGGCTGCCGTCGTGAACAATTGACGTTGAGTGTCTTTTGCGGGGTTTTTGCTGACGTATCGTGATGTTGCCGGACGTGTTACCTCGGCGAAACACGTCTTCGCTTGAATATCCGCATGGCAGCCCTTGACTCGTTGCGCGGTGCCGGTACCGAGCTGATCGTGCGCGCGACCAGGAACATCTGCGCGGGCAGCCTGCTCAACGCCGACCACGGCCGGACCCTCACCGCGGCCCGCCTCTCGGACTGGACCGAGGTCCTTTCCCTGTACGCCGAGGAGAAGGCCGAGGACGCGCGCGTCAGCGCGTGACTGCCTGTTCGGGCAGCAAATCCCGGGTCAACTGCTCTGTTCCGTGCCGCCGCCCCGGGGGTGCCCGCTGTCCCCGCTCCGGTCACGTATCTTGTGCTGTGGCGGTGTGAGGCTCAGAAGGGGTGACGGGCTTTGTCGGACGCGGATGGCCGGGCTGCGGGACGGAGCGGTTTCGCCGATCTCCTGCTCGACCTGAGGGTCCGGGCGGGGTTCTCCCAGGAGGAGCTTGCCGAAGCGGCCGGCCTGAGCGTGCGGACGATTCGCGAGCTGGAGGCGGGCCGCGTCGCGCGGCCGCGCAAGGACTCGGTGCGGCTGCTGGCCTCGGCCCTGGGGCTCGAGGACGCGGGGGAGTTTCTCGCCGCCGCTGGGCACGGGACCGTCCGGCCGGTGATCGCCGTGGGTGCTCCGGCGGCGACCGGGATGCGCTGGCGGGGGACCAGGCCGATTCCGGACGGGCTGGTCGGGCGGGACAAGGAGCTGGCCGAGCTGGCTGACCTGCTGCGGCAGAACCGGCTGGTCACGTTGGTCGGACCTGGTGGGGTCGGCAAGACCGAGCTCGCGCTGGCCGCGGCCGATCGCTTCTCGGGTGTGGACACGACTGTGGTGGTCGTCGACCTGACGACGGTGCAGCGCGATGCCGCCGTACCGTCGGCGATTCTGGATGCCTTCGGTACGGCGCCTGGCACGTCCGACCTGGATGACGTGCTGTCCGGGCGCCAGCCGGGGGACCTGGTGATCGTGGAGGACAACGCCGAGCACGTGCTCGACGGAGTCGCCACAGTGGCGAACCGGATGGTCCGCAGCTTCCCGGGCGTCGGCGTACTGGTGACCTCGCGGATCCCGCTCGGGCTGCCGGACGAGGTGGTCCGCCGGGTCGAGGTGCTCGTCGTACCGCGGAACGACCGGGACTTCGCGGAGATCGCCGCCAGCCCCGCGGTCGAGATGTTCGTACGACGGGCCGCCCGGGTCCGGCCGGACTTCGCGCTGACGCCGGACAACGCGGCCACGGTCGCGCGGCTGTGCCAGCGGCTCGACGGGTTGCCGCTCGCGCTGGAGCTGGCCGCGGCCCGGGCCGGGTCGCTGTCGGTGGAGACGATTCTGACCGCGCTGGACGACCGCTTCCGGCTGCTGTCCGGGCCGCGACGGTTCGGGGCGCCGCACCAGCGGACGCTGGCCGACACGATCGCCTGGAGCGTCGACGCGCTGTCCGACGCCGCGCGGCAGCTGCTGTACCGGGCGTCGATGCTCGGGTCGCCGTTCACGCTGGACGCGGTGGTCGGCGTGTGTACCGGCCTGCCGATCGACCCGCTCGACGTACCGATGCTGCTGGCCGAGCTGGTGGACAAGTCGCTGCTGCAGCCGGTGCTGGAGTTCGAGCAGCTGTACGGCGCGCGGTACAAGATGCTGGAGACGATTCGTGAGCACGCGTACGGCGGGCTGACGTCGCAGGGCACCGACCTGACGGAGTTCCGCGACCGGGCCGTGGCGTGGTGCGCGGAGTACGTGAAGGGGCTGGAGGGCGCCTGGTCGAGTCCTGACCGCGACCGGCGGTACCGGGCCGCGAACGCGAACTCGGCGACGTTCGAGGTGGCGCTGGAGCGCGCTGCCGAGCTGGGCCAGTGGGACACCGCCGCGCAGATCGTGCTGGGCTTCCGGATCGCCTGGCAGTACCAGGCGAGCGTGGCGCAGAGCGGGATCCGCTGGGCGGTGGAGTGCGCCGAGAACGTGGAGGACAAGGAGGTCAGCGGGATGCTGCTGGCCATCGGTGGCCGGCTGTCGAGCCTGACTGGCGACGTACGGGCTGCTCGGCGGTTGTACGGCGAAGCCCGCACGCTGATCGCGCCGGAGTCGGAGATGGGCCTGGTGGCTCGTGGGGGCTGGGTGTCGTCCGGGTCGCTGCTGCTGGACACGGCGAGTCTGGCCGAGATCCCGACGCTTGTGGCCGACGCGCGGGAGCACGGGAACGTCCAGCGGTCCGCGACGGTCCAGGCGATCTGTGGGCTCGCGCTGGGCCGGTGGGGTCGGCTGCCGGAGGCCAAGGAGCTGCTGCTGGCCTGGGAGGCCGCGCTGGTGAACCCGGGGGTCTACCCGGACGAGATCGCGTACATGGCGCTCAGCCGGGTCTCGCTCGAGCTGGGCGACCTCGGTGAGGCGCGGCGGTGGGCGGAGCTCGCCCGCGACAGTCAGGCCTCCGACGACCCGGAGCGGACGAAGATCGCCGGGTGCCTGGCGATGGTGGAGTTCCAGGAGGGGCGCTTCGACGAGGCGCAGGCCCTGCTGGACGAGGCCGATGCGGACATCCGCGGGCACCGGGGGTACTTCGACTACCTGGTGATGCTGTACCGAAGCCGGCTTGCCCGGCGTACTGGGGACCTTGCTGCGGCCCGTGTCGCGATTCGCGACGCGGTGAGCCGGCTGCAGGTTGAGGGGCGTGTCGTCTACCTGCTGGATGTGCTGCCGGAGGCGGTCGCCGTACTGCATGCGGCTGGGCAGTCGGCTGCCGCTGACCTGCTGTGCGGGCAGCTGCTGGCCTGGCAGCGGACGATGGACCCGCCGATGCTGCCGACCGCTTGGGCGGTCCTGCAGGAGTCGTGCTCGAGCGCCTCGCAGGCGCCGGGCTGGCCTGAGCCGAACCCGGCCGAGTCCGTACGGCGGCTGGCGGACGACGTACTGCGCGCGCTTTCCTAAACGCTTCTCCAGTGAAGCTACCGGGGAACTGCCGGTTCTTCTGCCTCGTCGTGGGGGCCTGTCCCGACCAAGATATTCGGTGTAGGGCAGGTGCCACACAGACAGAGTTCGACGGCCGGACCGGGTGTCCGAGGCAGGAGGTGGACCGTGACGAGGCAACTGCGGACCACCGACCGGCTTAGGGAGACCACGGGACGGGCGGAGGCGACACGGAGCAGGTCCGGCAGTGATCGGTGGGGGCGCCGTTCAGCTGTCGTGAAGCTCCGGAGTGCTGCGACGTGTGGGTCTGTCCTACGTAGTACCGGGTGCCGTGCACCGTCAGGGCACCGGACCCGGGGTGGGGCTCCAGCAGCGGCCATGCACACGACACAGGGGACGAGTGCGGGCCCGGCCGACACGGGACAGCCGATGGGTTTGGTCACTCATCGGTGGGGTCGGCCGCTGGGGCTCCCCGGGGGGCTTGGTACGGGGGAGTTCGAGGTGTACTGAACTGACAGCCAGGGGGAGTCGGTTCGCAGCGAGGTGGCAGTCGGCGGAGGGGTCGGCCGCCACCTCGCTAGGCCTTCGTGAGCTTCGACTTGTCGAACGCGTAGCCGACCATCCAGTGCGGCTGCAGGCGGCAGTAGACGATGTCGTCGGCCCAGCTCGACGGTGAACTGCCGTAGTGGGCCGTGAGGTGTTGCTCGATCTCGTCGAAGTCCGCGTGGCCGGCCGTCAGGAACTCGACCTGACCGTGGCTGAACACCCCGATCCGCTCGCCGTCGACGTACGACAGGCTGGCCGCCGGGCGTTTCCTCAGATGCCTGGCCTTCGCCGCCGAGTCCGCCGTCGTGAACACCCAGCGCGCGTGCAGGAAGTGCCCGTCGACCGCGCTGATCCGCGGCTCACCCTTGGCCGTGACGGTGGCCAGGTTGAGCGTGCACATGCCGGTCAGGGCCTGGGTGAGCTCCTCGGCGGTCAAGTTGCGCTCGTCGGTGACGATGTTGCGCAGGTGCTCGGTCGAACGCCCGTACGCGGCGTCCAGCAGCTCCTGCAGCCCGGTGATCTCCGCTGTGGTTTCCCTCATTCTCCCCACTCTCGCACCAGGCACCGACGAAAACTGTCCGGTAACCTCGCTGCATGTCAGCCCGCGTGCACGTCGTCACCGACTCCACGGCGGGCCTGTCTGCGCACGAGGTGCTCCGGCTCCCGCTGACCGTCGTACCGCTGCAGGTAGTCATCGGCGGCGTCTCGTACGACGACGGCGGCACCAGCGCGGACGCCGTCGCGGAGGCGCTCAAGGCCTTCACTCCCGTCTCCACCAGCCGCCCGTCGCCGCAGTCCTTCGCCGACACGTACGCCGAGTGCGCGGCCGCGGGCGCCGAGTCGATCGTCTCGATCCACCTCTCCGGCGACATGTCCGGCACCGTCGAGGCCGCCATGATCGGCGCCAAGGAGTCCCCGATCCCGGTCCGCGTGATCGACTCCCGCTCCCTCGGCATGGGCCTGGGCTTCCCCGCCCTGGCCGCCGCATCCGCCGCCGCCTCCGGCGCCTCCCACCAGGAGGTCGAAGCGGCCGCCCGAGCACAGATGTCTTCCATCTCGTCGTACTTCTACGTAGACACCCTCGAATACCTCCGCCGAGGCGGCCGAATCGGCCCAGCCCAGGCCCTCCTGGGCACCGCCCTGGCCGTAAAACCCCTCCTCACCATCAGCGGCGGCCGCATCGTCCCCTTGGAAAAGGTCCGAACCTCTTCCCGAGCCATAGCCCGCCTCGCCGACATAGCCGTCCAACGCGCCGGCACCGGCCCAGTCCAACTAGCAGTCCACCACCTGGCCAACCTCGACAAAGCCCACACCCTCGCCGACGGCCTCGCCACCCGCCTCCCCCAAGCCAAAGAAATCGTCCTCCGCGAAGTAGGCGCCGTCATAGGAGCCCACGTAGGCCCCGGCATGCTCGCGGTAGTAGTCGCCCCCCAGTAACTCGGCCCACCCGGAGTCCTCCGGCTGTCCCGGGCGCCGGGCCCCGGCGCTCTCGGACGCCAGCCCCCGGCGCTCCCGCGTATGCACTCGGGCGCTCCCATGCGCCCACCCGGGTGCTCCCGCGCACCCACCCGCGGCTCCCGCGCACCACCACCCCCGGCCTCCTCTTCTACTTCTTCTCCTCCGGCCGCAGCCACCCCAACCCCCGGCAACCTCCCCGGCCGCATGAACACCCACCTCGAACTTCTCCACAGGCAAAAATCCCCACCCAAAAACACCGGATTCCCTCGTACTTTTCCTGTGTGAAGCCACCACGCCGCTCTCCAGCGCCGGACCCGGCCGACCGCCAGGCTGCCCTGGACCGGTTGCGCGCCGCCTCCGCCCCGAGACCGGCCGACGAACGGGAGGACCAAGTGCGAGGCGGATGGATCCCTGACACCGTGCTGCCCGAACGCCTGCGCGGCACCCGCTGGACCGTGGCCCCACGCCACCTCATCGTGATCGCCCTCGTCCTCGCCGCAGGCCTGACCTGGGCCGGCTGCTCCGTCCTCCGCTCCCAACCCGAACCAATCCCCAACCGCCCCTCCGAAACCCCCGGCCTGGTCACCGGCTCCCCAGTCACCGGACCAACCCCACCAACGAAAGCAACAACCCCACCAACCACCCTCGTCATCCACGTAGCCGGCAAGGTCCGCCGCCCCGGCCTCATCCACACCAAATCGGGCAACCGAGTAGCCGACGCCCTGGAAGCAGCAGGCGGCGCCCTCCCCGGCGCCGACCTGACCACCCTCAACCTCGCCCGCCCCCTCACCGACGGCGAACAAATCCTCGTCGGCACGCCCAACCAACCACCGCCACCCACCACCAACTCAACCAACCGCCCGGCAACCCCCACCAGCACCGGCCCGATCGACCTCAACACCGCCACCCTCGACCAACTCGACGACCTCCCCGGCGTAGGCCCCGTCCTCGCCCAGCGCATACTCGACTACCGCACCGAGCACGGCCGCTTCACCACCATCGACCAACTCCAGGAGGTCTCCGGCGTAGGCACCAAGAAGTACGAGGACCTGAAACCCCATGTCCGCATCTGACCGCGACCCCACCAGCCCCGCCCCGTTCCCGGCGGCCCCACAACAGCTCCACAACCCCACCCAGCAACAGCTCCCCAACCCCACCCACCATGAACTCCACACCCCAACCCACGAAGAGCCCTCCACTCCCGACCCCGACGAAGAGCCGACCCTCGACGCCCGCCTCCTCCTCCCCGCAGCCGCCGGCTGGATCACCGCGATCCTCCTGATGCCTCAAGCCGGCATCGTCGCCGTCATCACCGCCGCAACAGCCACCGCCCTCACCCTGACCCTGCTCACCATCGCCCTCCGACGCCGCTCCCGACTCCTCTTCACCCTCGTCGCGATCACAGCCCTCTCCGCAGGCATGGCCGCAGCCTCAGCCCTCCAGATCCACCAACTGACCACCGGCCCCGTCCCAGCCCTCGCCGCCACCAACTCCACTGCCAAGCTCCATCTCAAGATCACCAGCGACCCCGCCG
The Kribbella italica DNA segment above includes these coding regions:
- a CDS encoding TetR/AcrR family transcriptional regulator C-terminal domain-containing protein; translated protein: MGLTREAVLRAAVVLADREGLKALSMRRLGAELGVEAMTLYHHLPSKDALLDGLVEQLITPLTPPTFQESWREGMRSYAVDLRTALLAHPNLVPLIASRPAVTAQNLRVLETALEGLSAAGLQPARALDVLYAVTGFVVGHVVTASDGDPVDHLAAIDAGEFPLLAKAAAAGPDRDADTRFTFALDALLKGLDAGR
- the leuS gene encoding leucine--tRNA ligase, coding for MSEQVEDTPIDRGGYDFTAMQDKWRPVWEKLDPFKAKDDGSAERRYALTMFSYPSGDLHMGHGEVFALHDVLARYWFQQGYDVMNPIGWDSFGLPAENAAIKRNEHPATYTYANIETQAESIRRYALSFDWSRRLHTSDPEYYKWTQWLFLQFFERGLAYRKASFVNWCPHDQTVLANEQVVQGRCERCGHEVTKRELTQWYFKTTEYAQRLLDDMDQLQWPEEILLMQRNWIGRSEGAFASFQVEGRDEPIKVFTTRPDTLFGATFMVVAPDAKLAEELVTPDQRAAFDEYLKAVKASTEIERLSTEREKTGVFLGSYAVNPVTGERIPIWAADYVLADYGTGAIMAVPGQDSRDWEFAEKFGLPIVRTVQPEEGFDGKAYTGEGPAINSSNREISLDGLEIGEAKTKIIDWLQDKELGERTINYRLRDWLLSRQRYWGAPIPIIHCPSCGEVPVPEDQLPVELPDLRGAALQPKGVSPLASVREWVEVACPKCGGAAERDTDTMDTFVDSSWYFLRYCSPGYTEGAFDRDAVNRWMPTYQYVGGKEHAVLHLLYARFFTKALHDMGLLDATEPFTRLLNQGQVINEGKAMSKSLGNGVNLGDQLDEFGVDAIRLTMVFAGPPDDDIDWADLSPGGSLRFLQRAWRLSGSVESEVGVDVAGGDLALRKLTHKTVADASELIDSYRFNVMIARVMELVNATRKAIDSGPGAADPAVREATEAVAILLSLVAPYTAEDMWENLGHQPTVAKAGWPTVDPALLVEDSVTCVVQIAGKVKERLEVAPDISDADLEKLALDSEAVQKALDGRGVRKVIVRAPKLVNIVPA
- a CDS encoding YjbQ family protein → MRSELIDVRTGAGEVVFDLTSRCEQFVAAEAHQAQGDGLLHVFVPHATAGVAILETGAGSDTDLLAVLEELLPRDFRWEHRHGTPGHGRDHVLPALIPPYASIPVLGGQLMLGTWQSICLVDTNVDNPSRQVRLSWLPS
- a CDS encoding ATP-binding protein, whose translation is MSDADGRAAGRSGFADLLLDLRVRAGFSQEELAEAAGLSVRTIRELEAGRVARPRKDSVRLLASALGLEDAGEFLAAAGHGTVRPVIAVGAPAATGMRWRGTRPIPDGLVGRDKELAELADLLRQNRLVTLVGPGGVGKTELALAAADRFSGVDTTVVVVDLTTVQRDAAVPSAILDAFGTAPGTSDLDDVLSGRQPGDLVIVEDNAEHVLDGVATVANRMVRSFPGVGVLVTSRIPLGLPDEVVRRVEVLVVPRNDRDFAEIAASPAVEMFVRRAARVRPDFALTPDNAATVARLCQRLDGLPLALELAAARAGSLSVETILTALDDRFRLLSGPRRFGAPHQRTLADTIAWSVDALSDAARQLLYRASMLGSPFTLDAVVGVCTGLPIDPLDVPMLLAELVDKSLLQPVLEFEQLYGARYKMLETIREHAYGGLTSQGTDLTEFRDRAVAWCAEYVKGLEGAWSSPDRDRRYRAANANSATFEVALERAAELGQWDTAAQIVLGFRIAWQYQASVAQSGIRWAVECAENVEDKEVSGMLLAIGGRLSSLTGDVRAARRLYGEARTLIAPESEMGLVARGGWVSSGSLLLDTASLAEIPTLVADAREHGNVQRSATVQAICGLALGRWGRLPEAKELLLAWEAALVNPGVYPDEIAYMALSRVSLELGDLGEARRWAELARDSQASDDPERTKIAGCLAMVEFQEGRFDEAQALLDEADADIRGHRGYFDYLVMLYRSRLARRTGDLAAARVAIRDAVSRLQVEGRVVYLLDVLPEAVAVLHAAGQSAAADLLCGQLLAWQRTMDPPMLPTAWAVLQESCSSASQAPGWPEPNPAESVRRLADDVLRALS
- a CDS encoding pyridoxamine 5'-phosphate oxidase family protein produces the protein MRETTAEITGLQELLDAAYGRSTEHLRNIVTDERNLTAEELTQALTGMCTLNLATVTAKGEPRISAVDGHFLHARWVFTTADSAAKARHLRKRPAASLSYVDGERIGVFSHGQVEFLTAGHADFDEIEQHLTAHYGSSPSSWADDIVYCRLQPHWMVGYAFDKSKLTKA
- a CDS encoding DegV family protein — translated: MSARVHVVTDSTAGLSAHEVLRLPLTVVPLQVVIGGVSYDDGGTSADAVAEALKAFTPVSTSRPSPQSFADTYAECAAAGAESIVSIHLSGDMSGTVEAAMIGAKESPIPVRVIDSRSLGMGLGFPALAAASAAASGASHQEVEAAARAQMSSISSYFYVDTLEYLRRGGRIGPAQALLGTALAVKPLLTISGGRIVPLEKVRTSSRAIARLADIAVQRAGTGPVQLAVHHLANLDKAHTLADGLATRLPQAKEIVLREVGAVIGAHVGPGMLAVVVAPQ
- a CDS encoding helix-hairpin-helix domain-containing protein codes for the protein MRGGWIPDTVLPERLRGTRWTVAPRHLIVIALVLAAGLTWAGCSVLRSQPEPIPNRPSETPGLVTGSPVTGPTPPTKATTPPTTLVIHVAGKVRRPGLIHTKSGNRVADALEAAGGALPGADLTTLNLARPLTDGEQILVGTPNQPPPPTTNSTNRPATPTSTGPIDLNTATLDQLDDLPGVGPVLAQRILDYRTEHGRFTTIDQLQEVSGVGTKKYEDLKPHVRI